The proteins below come from a single Triticum aestivum cultivar Chinese Spring chromosome 5D, IWGSC CS RefSeq v2.1, whole genome shotgun sequence genomic window:
- the LOC123119100 gene encoding ocs element-binding factor 1, with translation MALSDVDLDFEAFLAHLASGLDAPPPTQTSPVPALSSSPDLLPMLTSSPEAGLLSPAAPSPLEVPMDTSSPSEGGLLTPGALSPDLPMTTSSPEEGTSSGSAGTVAVAGPDDGDRERRLRRKVSNRESARRSRARKQRHLEEQRAAAATLRAGNRHLAEKLRVARARAGLVALANARLRAQGQALSRRLDAARQALALRQLYAAASASGGALDMQALASLIR, from the coding sequence ATGGCCCTCTCCGACGTCGACCTCGACTTCGAGGCCTTCCTCGCCCACCTCGCCTCCGGCCTCGACGCGCCGCCTCCGACGCAGACGTCCCCCGTGCCGGCTCTGTCGTCGTCGCCGGATCTTCTTCCCATGCTCACGTCGTCGCCGGAGGCGGGCCTGCTGAGCCCCGCTGCCCCGTCGCCGCTGGAAGTACCCATGGACACGTCGTCGCCGTCGGAGGGCGGCCTGCTGACCCCAGGTGCGCTGTCGCCGGATCTTCCCATGACCACGTCGTCGCCGGAGGAGGGCACGTCGTCGGGATCGGCGGggaccgtcgccgtcgccggaccAGACGACGGCGACAGGGAGCGGAGGCTCCGCCGCAAGGTGTCCAACCGCGAGTCGGCGCGCCGGTCACGCGCGCGCAAGCAGCGGCACCTCGAGGAGCAGCGCGCCGCGGCCGCCACGCTCCGGGCCGGGAACCGGCACCTCGCCGAGAAGCTCCGGGTCGCCAGGGCGCGCGCGGGGCTCGTCGCGCTCGCCAACGCCCGCCTCCGCGCCCAGGGCCAGGCCCTGAGCCGACGCCTCGACGCCGCGCGCCAGGCCCTCGCCCTCAGGCAGCTCTACGCCGCCGCGTCGGCCTCCGGCGGCGCCCTGGACATGCAGGCGCTCGCCTCGCTGATCCGGTAG